AAATTTACCCGGATGCTATTCTCAAACCCTTAGCTAATTACCTAAAGAACCCTAAGGCAAGCACCGGTTCCGATGTAAATTTGACTTTAGCTTTAAAAGGGAATAGTGCTGTTAAAGGTAAGAGTTTTATCTTTGACCTCCCGTTAGGAGATATTTTTATTTTTAAAGGCATGCTTTACAAGAAAGGCATTAAAAGAAGAACCCGGTATGAGTGCCTTCAAATAAAAACGAATAAAACCTATTTATTTAACCAAAATGCGGAGGTAAAAATGATGACACATGAATAATTATTATGCATTAGTGATGGCCGGTGGGGTCGGATCCAGGTTTTGGCCTGTAAGCACGGAAAAATTTCCCAAACAGTTCCACGATATGCTGGGAACCGGAAATTCTTTAATTCGGCAAACTTTTGAGAGGATTAATGGATTGGTTCCGCCAAAAAATATTTTCGTTGCAACGAACGAACGGTACCAAGATTTAGTATTGGAGCAATTACCCGAATTGGGAAAAGATCAACTACTGTTGGAACCTTCTATGAGAAATACCGCTCCCTGTATTTTATATACGGCTTTAAAAATATACCAGATAAATAAGAACGGAGTGATGCTAGTTGCTCCTTCCGACCATTGGATTGATGATGAGTCCGGGTTTATCAGATCTGTGGAAACTGCATATAAAGCAGCTTCCGAAAATGATATTTTAATGACTTTGGGAATTCAACCCAATACACCCAGCACAGGTTATGGTTATATTCAATATGAAAAAAGCAATACTGAAATAAAAAAGGTAAAAAGTTTTTCGGAAAAACCCGATCTGGAAACTGCCGAGAAATTTTTAAAGAATGGTGATTATCTTTGGAATGCCGGTATTTTTGTATGGTCTGTTAAGAGTATTATCAATGCTTTTGAGATGTATTTACCTGAGATGAAAGCATTATTTGATGTGGCCAATATTTACAATACGAGCAATGAGAAATTATTTATGAAAGAACATTACAAACATGCAGAAAATATTTCTATAGATTTTGGTATCATGGAGCGTGCAAAAAATGTACATGTGCTTCCCGTAGATTTTGGTTGGAATGATCTGGGTACCTGGGGTTCTCTTTATCATAAATTGGAAAAGGATACCCATCACAATGCAGTTGTGGGCCCAGATGTGTTGTTCAGAGATGCCGGTGGCAATATGATAAAAACACAAAACGGTAAAAAGGTAGTCGTTCAGGGGTTACAAGACTTTATTGTTGTAGAAAAAGAAGATGCTTTGCTGATATGCCCCAAAAATGCAGAGCAAGATATTAAGCAAATTGTATCTGAGGTAAAAAATACTTTTGGAGATGCTTATATCTGAACATTAGGAGGCTTGAACAAATAAGCTAGCAAGGCAGCGATACTATTGTAATAGTAAAGGTTGCATACATTCGTTCAACTAGTAGATTGTGATTATGACATTATAAACATAATTTTATAAGTAATTGCTTGTTTTCGTTTCGCTTTGAGAGAAGATACTGAAGTTTTCAGAGTTTGTATATCACGAAGAAAGTTTGTAGCTTGTTCACCAACTACTCACAGCCTAGATCGTTACCACAATATGGGAAAGCTCTTTGCAACAGTATTTTTGTTAATTTCAAACCTTTGCTTCTGTCAATTAAAATCTGTTATAATTGACGGCGAAACGAAAGAAAAAATCCCCTATGTAAATATTTGGATAGAAAATGAAAACGTTGGAACTACTTCAAATGAAAATGGCAAATTTGAATTAACAGTTGGTGCTTCAAAAATTATTATTTTTTCTGCGATCGGGTTTGAGACAAAGAGAATTATATCAGATTCTGTCCAAAGCATTGTTAAATTAAATCCTGTAATAACACAATTAAATGAAGTTGTAATTAAATCCAATAAACCAAACCAGATACTAACAATTGGAGGTTTTAAAAAATCAAAAATCAACCATTATTTTGCTTGTGGCACAACACTTTGGATTTCTGCAAGATATTTTGAATTCAAAGAAAATTACAAGGAAACATCATTTTTAGAAACAATAAAAATTTTAACAAAGAGCAAAACTAAAGATTCTAAATTTAATATAAGACTTTATGGAGCTAACGAAAATGGTGAGCCTGAAAATTATATTTATGATAAAAATATTATCGTAATTGCTAAAAAAGGTAAAAATCTAACTGAGATAAATATCTCTGAATTAAATATAGAATTTCCAAAAAATGGATTTTTCATTGCTTTTGAATGGTTACTAGTTGAAAACAACAAATATGAATTCAATTACACAGTAAAAGGTTCTAAGAAAAAACATATCGGAATTCAATACGCACCAAAAATTGGGCTTGTGTCAAGTAAAACGAATAAGAATAGTTGGATTTTCAGTCAAGGTAAATGGATGAAAACTTGGAAAAATAATAATGATAATTCAAAAAAATATAGAAATAAATACAATCTTATAGCTATGGAGTTAACTTTAACGAATTAAAACACTTTGGGTAATATTGCACAAGCCCATGATTTTGTAAAAGTTGACCGATTTTTAAAAAATTTAAGCAGTTTTTTTATTGTAATATTTCATTCACAGATTTTATTGCTGAACGTGCTGCTGTATGCACGCTGCCCCAATCATCTCCAATTGTATATGCTGTCCCAGCAAAAAAGAGCTTGTTGTTTACCGATTCTCCAAGTATCCTCACTCTTCTCCAATCTTCGTGGTCGTATACATATGCTCCATTGGCAAAAGGTTCATTATTCCAATTTTGCGAAATATGATTTACATAATTTGATGATGCCTGACCGTTAAACATCCCATCGAGTTCGCCTAACATATAATTAATTAATTCACTATCAGATAACTGTCTGTAAGGAAGTGTGCCTGAACCAACCGTAAATAAACCTAAAATGTGGCGATTAGAGTTTTGTCCGTATGCTGCATCATAGTATAGTTTTTGACCTGCTGTCTCTGGTGTAATATCAAAGCCGATAGCTGTAGGGTAAAATTTTTCTGAAAACTCGATAAAAGCTTTAAAACCATCCCATACAGTTACATTATTTATGGCATCTAACTTGCCATCAGGTAGTTCTGGTGTAAATGAAATAGAACCATTCTGAAGCATTTTCACCGGTACAGTAATAATAATTTTGTCCGCTTCAAATTCGTCATTTGATGTATTGACTATAACCTTCTCACCGGAGTAATCAATCGACTGTATAATTTTATTAAATGTTATTTTATTCTGGATTGACGGGACAACATATTGCTCGAAAAAATCAAACCAAGAAGAACTTATAAATTTTTGATCAATAGTAAACCCCAAATCAGCCATTGAAACTTGCTGACCTTCATACAATGCATAATCAACATTTTGGTCATAAGATGTGGTTTGAGTATCCACCTGTACAGATGAATTGTTTATGATCTCGTCAAAAATACCTCGTTCAACATGTAACCATTCTGCACCCAATGGTACGGGGAAATCTACAAAATCCATTGTTCTTTTCATTCTACCACCGTAAACTGAAGAGGCTTCTAAAATTTGAAAGTCAATACCTCGTTGGCTTAACAAATGTCCTGCGGTCAATCCTGCAGCACCTGCACCTATGATGAGTATAGTTCCGTCAAAGTCAGTTCGAGAAGTGTCATTATCAGATTTACAAGACACTAAAACTGATTGAAAGGGAGAGGGAATGCTAATGCTAAATAAACTGCAAATCTTAATAAACTCTTTTCTTGTCATATGAATGTTGCCAATAGTTTTTTTATTGTTTTGGTCTTAGTTTTTCTATAATCTCTGTACTCACCCAATAAAAGTTTGATAATTCCCGCTTTTCATTATATCTGCCAAAAAATAAATATTTACCATCCGGAGTGATGCTTGGACATGTTTCAGCAAAATTAGAATTTACTTCACTTCCAAGGTTAATGGCCTTTGACCATCCACCTTTTTTTTCTTAAAATAGACATATATATCGCTTTTTCTTTGATTATCTTCTTTGTTTCTGGCATTTACAACTAAATAATCTTGAGATGGAGAAATAAAACCGTGAAAACCTCCGGTTCCAAGTTCATGTACTTCAGGATATTTATCATTTATTTTAGGCGCATAATACATTTTTCGTTTTGACAAATTTGTATAATAAAGATATCCGTTTTTCGCTTCATTCGAATAAAAAACAAAATCATCATTTATAGGTGAATCTAGTTGTTTTGCTTTGCTCCAAGAATCCCCTGAGCGTTTTACATACCAAGTTTTAACTGATTCTTTATAGTGAGGTAATGTAAAAGTGTCATGAGCTGCAAAATGAATCATTGTCCCATTAGAGTTCACAAATGGATGCATTTCACCACTTTTTTGCCTTCGGGTTTTGAGAAATAGATACTTGGATATTGATCTTCATAATTAGCTCCGAAATATAATTCTTCTAAATCAGGAGAAAACGAAATACCATGTTCATATCTTCCATTTATTGAAACTATTCCTGGGGCAAAAATTTCAGGAATTAAACCTGGTGGTTTTTGTCCAAGATAAAAATTTTCTTCGGCTGAAGAATCACTTTCTTTTGTATTCGATTTTTCGGTCTTGCAAGCATTTAGAAATATTACAAATACCAGTACTGAGAATTTAATTATGTGGTTTTTCAATGTTCAATTTGTTTTAAATTCTGACTAACGTTAAAAAATATTATTGTCATTCAGTGCGTTACTAAATCCAATGTCGTCAGGTTTTAGGTCAAATTTAGCCATTTGTTTCTTAATTCTTTTAACTATTCCCGGTTTTCTTTTTTGATCTAGGAACAAATATTGAGTTGGAGGATGATAAAGCACTTGTTTTACAATCATGGTTCAAATTATGGTAGCAAGTTTTCTAGCTGTAGCACTTACAGCGGCTTGTCTGCCTTTTCTGTAGGCGATACGGTTAAAAAAGTCTGATAAATGAGTATCTTTTAAATTGCCTATTGCATTAGCAGAGTATCTAAGTGCAATTTTTAATCTACTACTGCCTTTAGGTATTCTATTACTTAGCACCTTACCGCCAGATATTTTGTTATTAGGAGCAAGTCTGAGCCATGAACAAAATTGGGGTTCGGTTTACTATTCATGTCTTTTTTCCAGATAAACCATTTATACCATTAATTTACCTAATCATAGGGATATTTTCTTAAAAGGGAATCATTGATTTTTGTGGTATTGTTTAACTAAAAATTATATAGATCATGAAAAAATTATTTATCCCCTTAGTACTGGTTTGTCTTATAGCGATTAGTTATGCTTTTACAAATTTTAGTAACAATAAGCCTAAAGAAGTTAAAACCTGGTATGGCTGTTGTACGAATCATTATAAGCATAAAAACTTAAACTATAATTGTATCCGAACTACAAGAAGTTTTAAAACCTACAAAAAATGTAGAGCAGCAAAGAAAAGACATGAAAAGAGTTATAAAAAACACAGGTACGCATGTCGTTAAAAACCGATCAAGTTAAAAGTTTCGGGTTTAGAATGCTCAGACTTTAAACCTGAAACTTTATAACTTTTACACTTTCCAACTTTAAACCGTATTACTTAGATTTGCAGATAAGAAAATGATAGCACACCCATGGTTAATGTCCATAATTTAACGGTTTCATTCGGTGGAACCGATTTATTTTCCGGGATCACTTTTAAATTAAATAAAGGAGACAGTGTTGGGCTGATTGGGAAAAATGGTGCGGGAAAATCCACGCTTTTAAAAATCTTGTCTAAAGATATGGAAAGCAACGGAGGAACCATTGCTTTTGATAAAGAGATTCGCATAGGGTTTTTAAGGCAGGATATAGATTTTGTAAAAGGAAGAACCATCTTGGAAGAAGCTTATCAAGCTTTTGAAGAGATTATTGAAATTGAGATGAATCTGAAAAGCATTAATTATCGACTGGAAACCCGAACGGATTATGAAACCGAATCGTATAATCAATTAATCGTTGAGTTAACAGAATTGACCGAACGATACGAATTATTAGGAGGGTATAATTATCAGGGAGATACGGAAAAAATATTACAAGGACTTGGTTTTCAGCGTAAAGATTTTCATAAACTGACAGACACTTTTTCCGGAGGTTGGCGTATGCGGATTGAATTGGCAAAATTATTGTTGCAAAATAATGATATACTGCTGTTAGACGAGCCTACCAACCACCTAGATATAGCATCTATTATTTGGCTGGAAAATTTTTTAAAATCATATCCGGGAGCTATCGTATTGGTATCTCATGATAAAATGTTTCTGAATAATGTGACAAACCGTACCATTGAAATTTCTCTGGGTCGGATTTACGATTATAAAAAACCCTATACCGAGTTTTTAAAACTACGGGCGGAAATTAAAGAAAAGCAGCTTCAGGCCCAAAAGAATCAAGACAAGGAAATCAAACAGGCACAGCAACTCATAGACAAGTTTAGAGCCAAGGCAAATAAAGCCTCTATGGCACAGTCTTTAATTAAAAAATTAGATAAAGTACAGCGAATTGAGGTAGACGCGGAAGATCACACTGTGATGAATGTACGCTTTGCCATTTCTAAAAACCCGGGAAAAATTATACTTGAAACAGAGCAACTTTCTAAAAGTTATGGCGCTAATCATGTGCTGGAAAATGTAAACCTGATAATTGAGCGTAACAGTAAAATTGCATTTGTGGGTCAAAACGGCC
This window of the Flavobacteriaceae bacterium genome carries:
- a CDS encoding mannose-1-phosphate guanylyltransferase, with the protein product MNNYYALVMAGGVGSRFWPVSTEKFPKQFHDMLGTGNSLIRQTFERINGLVPPKNIFVATNERYQDLVLEQLPELGKDQLLLEPSMRNTAPCILYTALKIYQINKNGVMLVAPSDHWIDDESGFIRSVETAYKAASENDILMTLGIQPNTPSTGYGYIQYEKSNTEIKKVKSFSEKPDLETAEKFLKNGDYLWNAGIFVWSVKSIINAFEMYLPEMKALFDVANIYNTSNEKLFMKEHYKHAENISIDFGIMERAKNVHVLPVDFGWNDLGTWGSLYHKLEKDTHHNAVVGPDVLFRDAGGNMIKTQNGKKVVVQGLQDFIVVEKEDALLICPKNAEQDIKQIVSEVKNTFGDAYI
- a CDS encoding carboxypeptidase-like regulatory domain-containing protein, with amino-acid sequence MGKLFATVFLLISNLCFCQLKSVIIDGETKEKIPYVNIWIENENVGTTSNENGKFELTVGASKIIIFSAIGFETKRIISDSVQSIVKLNPVITQLNEVVIKSNKPNQILTIGGFKKSKINHYFACGTTLWISARYFEFKENYKETSFLETIKILTKSKTKDSKFNIRLYGANENGEPENYIYDKNIIVIAKKGKNLTEINISELNIEFPKNGFFIAFEWLLVENNKYEFNYTVKGSKKKHIGIQYAPKIGLVSSKTNKNSWIFSQGKWMKTWKNNNDNSKKYRNKYNLIAMELTLTN
- a CDS encoding NAD(P)-binding protein, whose protein sequence is MTRKEFIKICSLFSISIPSPFQSVLVSCKSDNDTSRTDFDGTILIIGAGAAGLTAGHLLSQRGIDFQILEASSVYGGRMKRTMDFVDFPVPLGAEWLHVERGIFDEIINNSSVQVDTQTTSYDQNVDYALYEGQQVSMADLGFTIDQKFISSSWFDFFEQYVVPSIQNKITFNKIIQSIDYSGEKVIVNTSNDEFEADKIIITVPVKMLQNGSISFTPELPDGKLDAINNVTVWDGFKAFIEFSEKFYPTAIGFDITPETAGQKLYYDAAYGQNSNRHILGLFTVGSGTLPYRQLSDSELINYMLGELDGMFNGQASSNYVNHISQNWNNEPFANGAYVYDHEDWRRVRILGESVNNKLFFAGTAYTIGDDWGSVHTAARSAIKSVNEILQ
- a CDS encoding ATP-binding cassette domain-containing protein — its product is MVNVHNLTVSFGGTDLFSGITFKLNKGDSVGLIGKNGAGKSTLLKILSKDMESNGGTIAFDKEIRIGFLRQDIDFVKGRTILEEAYQAFEEIIEIEMNLKSINYRLETRTDYETESYNQLIVELTELTERYELLGGYNYQGDTEKILQGLGFQRKDFHKLTDTFSGGWRMRIELAKLLLQNNDILLLDEPTNHLDIASIIWLENFLKSYPGAIVLVSHDKMFLNNVTNRTIEISLGRIYDYKKPYTEFLKLRAEIKEKQLQAQKNQDKEIKQAQQLIDKFRAKANKASMAQSLIKKLDKVQRIEVDAEDHTVMNVRFAISKNPGKIILETEQLSKSYGANHVLENVNLIIERNSKIAFVGQNGQGKSTLAKILVGETSFEGKLKLGHHVEIGYFAQNQSEHLPPEKTVLEIMEDAANDTNRMRVRDLLGAFLFGEEAVDKKAKVLSGGERNRLALCKLLLTSFNVLIMDEPTNHLDIASKSVLKKALQNFNGTLIVVSHDRDFLQGLVSTVYGFRDKVIKEYLGDIDYFLEHHKMENLREVEKTTSKKESQVLSGASNKELKKWQNKLSKIETQISDLESEIADIDIRLTQNYEEVASQPGFFEKYQSKKEKIDKLMEEWAQIEQQVASYS